Proteins encoded together in one Thermococcus gammatolerans EJ3 window:
- a CDS encoding radical SAM protein encodes MLVRVSYGTAIAMGLIRAKLLARPTTAYLMTYWPGKCANDCAFCAQARSSKADLAKLSRVTWPAFELEKVVQALPNGRFGRICLQTIDYPGMLDDVLALLRALKPLSLPVSVSITPVDNATLEEFKGLGVDYVGVGLDVASERLFGEIKPDFEWDEMWGFAERIVEVLGPGKALIHVIVGLGETDRELVEVFERAYSIGADVSLFAFTPLKGTRLENLEPPSVERYRKVQLARWLIERDLGDRILFEGESIAGFDLEDIEVPPAVFATHGCPACNRPYYNERPGGELYNFPFPPEERYVKKIISALQGER; translated from the coding sequence ATGCTCGTTAGGGTCTCCTACGGAACGGCGATAGCGATGGGCCTAATCAGGGCAAAGCTCCTCGCCAGGCCGACGACCGCCTATCTGATGACCTACTGGCCCGGCAAGTGCGCGAACGACTGCGCCTTCTGCGCCCAGGCGCGCTCCAGTAAAGCGGACCTTGCCAAACTCTCCCGGGTTACGTGGCCTGCCTTCGAGCTCGAAAAAGTCGTTCAAGCTCTCCCCAACGGCCGTTTCGGAAGGATATGCCTCCAGACGATAGACTATCCTGGGATGCTCGACGACGTTCTGGCACTTCTGAGGGCGCTCAAGCCCCTCAGCTTGCCGGTCTCGGTCTCGATAACGCCTGTTGATAATGCCACGCTTGAGGAATTTAAAGGGCTCGGCGTTGACTACGTTGGGGTGGGTCTCGACGTTGCAAGCGAGAGGCTCTTCGGTGAAATAAAACCAGACTTTGAGTGGGATGAGATGTGGGGCTTTGCGGAGAGGATAGTTGAAGTCCTCGGTCCGGGGAAAGCTTTAATCCACGTCATAGTCGGCCTCGGCGAAACCGACAGGGAGCTCGTTGAGGTTTTCGAGAGGGCCTACTCAATTGGAGCGGACGTCTCGCTCTTCGCATTCACCCCTCTGAAGGGGACGAGGCTTGAGAACCTCGAACCACCGAGCGTTGAGCGTTACCGTAAAGTCCAGCTGGCGAGGTGGTTAATCGAACGTGATCTGGGTGATAGGATACTGTTCGAGGGGGAGTCCATAGCGGGCTTCGATTTGGAAGACATTGAGGTTCCGCCGGCAGTTTTCGCGACGCACGGCTGTCCCGCCTGCAACAGGCCCTATTACAACGAGAGGCCCGGGGGAGAGCTCTACAACTTCCCGTTTCCGCCGGAAGAGCGGTACGTTAAGAAAATCATTTCAGCCCTTCAAGGAGAGAGATGA
- the cas6 gene encoding CRISPR-associated endoribonuclease Cas6 codes for MRIEIRLRPVGDDPILPFNYNYEVYRQIVEKISLISPRLAQEVEVSHVDHFTFSRILVRKRELIPESGIRILSETVSLYVSSHSPEVIGAIVEGFMASPSIRIGETDFVAEDVKPLKEPRIKDGTLFSTLSPIIVRTVKISNNRMKIWDLYPNEPTFFDKLRKVMLLRYSELYGSTPEDSAFKIEVIKFKPVRILVADTYYRGSLMIFRYWGSREIAKFGYDLGFGEKTKYGFGMVKVIDEGTEEK; via the coding sequence ATGAGAATCGAAATCAGGCTCAGGCCCGTTGGGGATGATCCAATCCTGCCCTTCAACTACAACTACGAGGTGTACCGCCAGATCGTGGAGAAGATTTCGCTGATCTCCCCCCGGCTGGCTCAGGAGGTGGAGGTCAGCCACGTTGATCACTTCACGTTCTCCCGCATACTGGTGAGAAAGAGAGAATTAATCCCCGAGAGCGGCATACGGATTCTATCCGAGACGGTCTCACTGTACGTTTCGTCGCATTCTCCCGAGGTTATAGGGGCGATAGTTGAGGGATTCATGGCCAGCCCCTCCATAAGGATCGGCGAGACCGACTTCGTTGCTGAAGATGTTAAACCCCTCAAGGAGCCCAGGATAAAAGACGGAACCCTCTTCTCAACGCTAAGCCCGATAATAGTCCGCACCGTTAAGATCTCAAACAACAGAATGAAAATATGGGACCTATATCCCAACGAGCCCACGTTCTTTGATAAGCTCAGGAAAGTTATGCTCCTCCGCTACTCCGAGCTCTACGGGAGCACCCCCGAGGATTCTGCATTCAAGATAGAGGTCATTAAGTTCAAGCCAGTGAGGATTCTCGTGGCGGACACATACTACCGCGGATCGCTTATGATATTCCGGTACTGGGGCTCGAGGGAGATAGCCAAATTCGGCTACGATCTGGGCTTCGGGGAGAAGACGAAGTACGGTTTCGGCATGGTCAAGGTTATTGACGAGGGCACCGAGGAAAAATAG
- a CDS encoding 16S rRNA methyltransferase has translation MLHLVIADSELELVPESIADHPAVVNYARRRGKKPEEVILEGSYHHSALRKLEDGERRGRPDIVHICLLNALESIANKEGKLRVYVHTRNDEVIYVKPETRLPRNYNRFLGLMESLFKNGVVPKDLALLRIEEKTLNELVEEIAPDEVFVMHEEGELIKPRDFGRVLAELENPLVIIGGFPHGDFRSKVEGRKVSLYREPLMAWTIVNEVLVNFESAIGV, from the coding sequence ATGCTTCACCTGGTGATAGCTGACTCCGAGCTTGAGCTCGTGCCCGAATCGATAGCTGACCATCCAGCCGTTGTGAACTACGCGAGGAGGAGGGGTAAGAAGCCGGAGGAAGTGATACTAGAGGGCAGTTACCACCACTCAGCTCTGAGGAAGCTCGAAGACGGCGAGAGGCGCGGGAGGCCGGACATAGTGCATATATGCCTCCTCAACGCCCTCGAGAGCATAGCCAACAAGGAGGGAAAGCTTAGGGTTTACGTCCACACGAGGAACGATGAAGTGATTTACGTGAAGCCCGAGACGAGGCTTCCAAGGAACTACAACCGCTTCCTGGGCTTAATGGAGAGCCTCTTCAAGAACGGAGTAGTCCCAAAGGATTTAGCCCTGCTCCGCATCGAGGAGAAAACGCTGAACGAGCTCGTTGAGGAGATTGCTCCGGATGAGGTCTTCGTGATGCACGAGGAAGGGGAGCTAATAAAGCCGAGGGACTTCGGAAGGGTTCTGGCTGAGCTTGAGAATCCACTCGTAATCATTGGTGGCTTCCCGCACGGCGACTTCAGGAGCAAGGTCGAGGGAAGGAAGGTTAGCCTCTACCGGGAACCGCTCATGGCATGGACGATTGTGAACGAGGTTTTGGTGAACTTTGAGTCCGCCATTGGAGTTTAA
- a CDS encoding tRNA-binding protein, whose protein sequence is MWDTSKDYRLLVAEKATELFLKTVEGAKFKGHWDKKKAIKLGKEMIPEIQAMRYSYIEPKELIETPQMKALKEKALGIIEALGGEDWHHKFISNASKDEREKVEEQVAKIRFFLNTILNLDKRLALGKINDPVIAVDIKVGEVMSVAKHPNADRLLVTNVNIGDRAITVVTNDLTVKEGNRVAVALLPPANFRGIVSEGMFLGAGKGVLKDVKGEIGGLPKGIPLEALNETRNLVEAFLKG, encoded by the coding sequence ATGTGGGATACGAGCAAGGATTACCGCTTACTCGTGGCTGAGAAGGCGACAGAGCTCTTCCTAAAAACGGTCGAGGGCGCCAAGTTCAAGGGTCACTGGGACAAGAAGAAAGCCATAAAGCTCGGTAAAGAGATGATCCCGGAGATACAGGCGATGCGCTACAGTTACATAGAACCAAAGGAGCTGATTGAGACTCCCCAGATGAAGGCCCTGAAGGAAAAAGCCCTGGGAATAATCGAGGCTCTGGGCGGTGAGGACTGGCACCACAAGTTCATAAGCAACGCCTCCAAGGACGAGCGCGAGAAGGTTGAGGAGCAAGTGGCTAAAATACGCTTCTTCCTCAACACGATCCTCAACCTCGACAAGAGATTGGCTCTCGGCAAGATAAACGACCCTGTCATAGCAGTTGACATTAAGGTCGGAGAAGTTATGAGCGTCGCCAAGCACCCCAACGCCGACCGATTGCTTGTTACTAACGTGAACATCGGCGACAGGGCAATAACGGTGGTTACAAACGACTTAACGGTGAAAGAGGGAAATCGCGTCGCCGTTGCTCTCCTTCCGCCTGCGAACTTTAGAGGAATAGTCAGCGAGGGCATGTTCCTCGGCGCCGGGAAGGGCGTTCTCAAAGATGTGAAGGGCGAAATCGGTGGCCTGCCAAAGGGCATTCCACTGGAGGCCTTAAACGAGACGAGGAACCTGGTTGAGGCGTTTTTGAAGGGCTGA
- a CDS encoding isoaspartyl peptidase/L-asparaginase family protein has product MVAIIVHGGAGTIRKEERIPKVIEGVRAAVLAGWRELKRGSALDAVEEAVKALEDNPIFNAGTGSVLTLDGRVEMDAAIMRGKTLEAGAVAGIWGVKNPISVARKVMEKTDHVLLIGDGAVKFARLLGFEEYDPITEERLKQWEELRKKLIEKGETRHWKKLNELIKEYPEVLRSTVGAVAFDGEEVVAGTSTGGVFLKMFGRVGDTPIIGGGTYANEVAGASCTGLGEVAIKLALAKSATDLVRLGLDAQSASDAAISLATKYFGKDTMGIIMVDARGNVGFAKNTKHMSYAFMKDGMDEPEAGV; this is encoded by the coding sequence ATGGTCGCGATAATAGTTCACGGTGGCGCCGGCACGATAAGGAAGGAGGAGCGCATTCCAAAGGTCATTGAGGGCGTTAGAGCGGCCGTCTTAGCGGGCTGGCGCGAGCTGAAGAGAGGTTCTGCCCTTGATGCGGTCGAGGAAGCTGTAAAGGCCCTTGAGGACAACCCGATTTTCAACGCTGGAACCGGGAGCGTTTTAACCCTCGACGGCAGGGTCGAGATGGATGCGGCAATAATGCGCGGAAAGACCCTTGAAGCCGGTGCAGTCGCTGGAATCTGGGGCGTTAAGAACCCGATAAGCGTCGCGAGGAAGGTCATGGAGAAGACCGACCACGTCCTTTTAATAGGTGACGGGGCGGTAAAGTTCGCAAGACTTCTCGGCTTCGAGGAGTACGACCCCATAACCGAGGAGCGGCTCAAGCAGTGGGAGGAACTCAGGAAAAAGCTCATAGAAAAGGGCGAAACGAGGCACTGGAAGAAGCTCAACGAGCTCATCAAGGAGTATCCCGAGGTTTTAAGGAGCACCGTCGGAGCGGTTGCCTTCGACGGCGAGGAGGTCGTTGCTGGAACATCTACCGGCGGCGTCTTCCTCAAGATGTTCGGCCGTGTTGGCGACACGCCTATAATCGGTGGCGGAACCTACGCCAACGAGGTTGCCGGCGCTTCCTGCACCGGCCTCGGAGAGGTTGCCATAAAGCTCGCACTGGCCAAGAGCGCCACCGACCTCGTCAGGCTCGGCCTTGACGCTCAATCGGCGAGCGATGCCGCGATAAGCCTCGCCACGAAGTACTTCGGCAAGGACACGATGGGCATCATAATGGTTGATGCAAGGGGTAACGTGGGCTTCGCCAAGAACACCAAGCACATGAGCTACGCCTTCATGAAGGACGGCATGGACGAGCCGGAGGCTGGTGTTTAG
- a CDS encoding MFS transporter — protein MRDVWLLNFSTFFFFLGISVVTPVVSPFLVSLHAEPFLVGLIAGVTSFLALISKPVGGAIGDRGYRFHALVGGNLLGLLSGLLYVVSAITANVYLFAFARAIHGFSMGLFFPSSLSTAVDLAPEGRVGETLGWRGMMFSLGNILGPAIGGYASDVIGFAGAFALTALFSGVGALFALTAWRGAVEVVRPREHERASYRELLRVTFVSASLTLFLFSMSYAGVITYLPALYKSLSLPQSLFGYYMMVIGIFSFMTRLIGGRSADRHGPLPVITFGLSLLLLGYVLLNLYTLPPRSYVSASLVGAGFGLAVPAMQLMALGNLPRRIRTMGSGIYTMFFDLGMLAGQVSLGYVAQLRGYTGVFPLLPLILGVGFITLYAPIIWGKLNAR, from the coding sequence ATGAGAGACGTCTGGCTCCTCAACTTTTCGACCTTCTTTTTCTTCCTCGGGATAAGCGTCGTGACTCCCGTCGTTTCCCCTTTCCTCGTCAGCCTCCACGCCGAGCCCTTTCTCGTAGGTCTCATCGCTGGCGTCACCTCCTTCTTGGCCCTAATCTCCAAGCCGGTAGGTGGGGCAATCGGCGATAGGGGCTACCGCTTTCACGCCCTCGTCGGCGGGAACCTGCTGGGTCTCCTCTCGGGACTCCTCTATGTGGTTTCGGCCATAACCGCTAACGTTTACCTATTCGCCTTCGCAAGGGCCATTCACGGCTTTTCGATGGGCCTGTTCTTTCCGTCAAGCCTCTCCACGGCCGTTGATTTAGCCCCAGAGGGAAGGGTTGGCGAGACCCTCGGATGGAGGGGCATGATGTTCTCCCTCGGCAACATACTCGGGCCGGCCATAGGCGGCTACGCCTCCGACGTGATCGGATTCGCTGGGGCCTTTGCATTAACGGCCCTATTCTCAGGTGTTGGAGCACTCTTCGCGCTTACCGCCTGGCGCGGAGCCGTTGAGGTCGTCAGGCCGAGGGAGCACGAGAGGGCCAGCTACCGCGAGCTTCTCAGGGTTACTTTCGTCTCCGCCTCGCTGACGCTCTTCCTTTTCTCTATGAGCTACGCGGGTGTTATAACTTACCTCCCTGCCCTTTACAAGTCCCTTTCCCTCCCCCAGAGCCTCTTCGGTTACTATATGATGGTCATCGGCATCTTCTCCTTTATGACGCGCCTTATCGGGGGCAGGAGCGCTGACAGGCACGGGCCTCTCCCCGTGATAACCTTCGGCCTCTCCCTGCTCCTCCTCGGCTACGTCCTGCTTAACCTTTACACCCTTCCGCCTCGCTCCTACGTAAGTGCTTCCCTAGTCGGGGCCGGTTTTGGCTTAGCGGTCCCGGCGATGCAGCTGATGGCCCTCGGAAACCTTCCGAGGAGAATCAGGACGATGGGTTCTGGAATCTACACGATGTTCTTTGACCTCGGAATGCTTGCGGGTCAGGTCAGCCTTGGCTACGTTGCCCAGCTCAGGGGTTACACCGGCGTCTTCCCGCTCCTCCCGCTCATCCTGGGGGTCGGGTTTATAACCCTCTACGCGCCCATCATCTGGGGGAAGTTAAATGCTCGTTAG
- a CDS encoding proteasome-activating nucleotidase yields the protein MGSFDEVSHDTGYEDYITFLKRRIRQLELQVRTLEADKERLERELSRLRTEMSRLRQPPAFAGTVIEVLDDDRAIVQNYNGPRFVVRIAPWIERDKLKPGSRVALDQRTMAIVELLPTEKDPSVLGFEVIEKPRVTYQDIGGLERQLAELREAVELPLKHPELFEKVGIEPPKGVLLYGPPGCGKTLMAKAVANHVNATFIRVVGSELVRKFIGEGARLVHELFEMAKEKAPTIIFIDEIDAIGAKRMDETTGGEREVNRTLMQLLAEMDGFDPRGNVKVIAATNRPDILDPALLRPGRFDRLIEVPLPDFRGRLEILKVHTRKMNLRNVDLSIIADITEGASGADLKAIATEAGMFAIRDRRTYVTQEDFLKAVDKVLGAEKRLAQAIAMHEVMYG from the coding sequence ATGGGAAGTTTCGATGAGGTAAGCCACGATACAGGTTACGAGGATTACATCACGTTCCTCAAGAGGAGGATAAGGCAGCTTGAACTCCAGGTCAGAACCCTGGAGGCGGACAAGGAGAGACTCGAGCGGGAGCTCTCAAGGCTTAGGACGGAGATGTCCCGGCTCAGGCAGCCCCCGGCCTTCGCTGGCACTGTCATAGAGGTTCTCGATGACGATAGAGCGATAGTCCAGAACTACAACGGGCCGCGCTTCGTCGTCAGGATCGCGCCGTGGATAGAGCGGGACAAACTGAAACCCGGCTCAAGGGTCGCTTTAGACCAGAGGACAATGGCAATAGTCGAGCTCCTGCCAACAGAGAAGGATCCAAGTGTTCTTGGTTTCGAGGTCATAGAGAAACCCAGGGTCACGTATCAGGACATTGGCGGCCTCGAAAGACAGCTGGCCGAGCTTAGGGAGGCCGTTGAACTGCCTCTGAAGCACCCCGAACTTTTTGAAAAGGTTGGAATTGAACCACCAAAGGGAGTCCTCCTCTACGGCCCACCGGGCTGCGGAAAGACGCTTATGGCCAAGGCGGTAGCAAACCATGTCAACGCCACTTTCATCCGCGTCGTCGGCAGTGAACTCGTCAGAAAGTTTATCGGTGAGGGGGCAAGGCTGGTTCACGAGCTCTTTGAGATGGCAAAAGAAAAGGCCCCAACGATAATCTTCATCGATGAAATTGACGCGATAGGCGCTAAGAGAATGGACGAGACGACCGGTGGCGAGAGAGAGGTTAACAGAACGCTAATGCAGCTTTTGGCGGAAATGGACGGTTTCGACCCGCGCGGAAACGTCAAGGTAATAGCCGCCACCAACAGGCCCGACATCCTCGATCCGGCTCTACTGAGACCTGGCCGCTTCGACAGGCTCATCGAGGTTCCGCTCCCGGACTTCCGCGGAAGGCTTGAGATACTCAAGGTTCACACGAGGAAGATGAACCTCAGGAACGTTGACCTCAGCATCATAGCGGACATAACGGAAGGGGCCAGCGGTGCGGATCTAAAGGCAATAGCAACGGAGGCCGGTATGTTCGCGATAAGGGACAGAAGAACGTACGTAACTCAGGAGGACTTCCTCAAGGCTGTGGACAAGGTTCTGGGAGCGGAGAAGAGGCTCGCCCAGGCGATAGCGATGCACGAGGTTATGTACGGGTGA
- a CDS encoding tetratricopeptide repeat protein — MERFRELLRIGNYRGAFAEALRVRDPLRRIIMIAEIVTRSYREEFVPQLLDTLNEIKSPTEGAIAESYVGRAFYALEMERDGEVHFQRALELVERISSPVVRAEVLGVIGKNLVLSGRYSDGLAAFRRAFELIQSARAMYSEVVSNLVNLARRVEKSAEEIPNEIALDFYHLTREIYESIGFKLQAREIESKIKIAREVFKRGSVAVTELLERGDVDRALQMARFLPPAERAIAMLNVTYWLFIHDYPDLARAVFNDATEMLLVGKFEVRESEIEAVAYKLLRIGKLKEALVLAGLLKDERRFSELVGEIAIAYAKRGEIGHARELAARIGDILIRDKVLKAIKGVGNTLSRIGGNVESERPNNERGGGGLVNVDGEDRGVREEKPG, encoded by the coding sequence GTGGAGCGCTTCAGAGAACTCCTTCGCATTGGGAACTACCGGGGAGCCTTTGCAGAGGCACTCCGTGTCAGGGATCCTCTTCGGAGGATCATAATGATTGCCGAGATCGTGACGAGGTCTTATCGGGAGGAATTCGTCCCTCAGCTCCTCGACACCCTCAACGAGATAAAATCACCGACCGAAGGGGCGATTGCCGAGTCCTACGTTGGTAGGGCCTTCTATGCCCTTGAGATGGAGCGAGACGGTGAGGTGCATTTCCAGCGTGCCCTTGAGCTCGTGGAGAGGATAAGCTCTCCCGTAGTCCGCGCTGAGGTGTTGGGAGTGATCGGCAAAAACCTCGTTCTGTCCGGGAGATACAGCGACGGTCTCGCCGCCTTCAGGCGGGCTTTTGAGCTGATACAATCGGCCAGGGCCATGTACTCCGAGGTCGTCTCCAACCTTGTAAACCTCGCCAGGAGGGTTGAGAAGAGCGCGGAGGAAATCCCAAACGAGATCGCCTTGGATTTCTACCACTTGACGAGGGAGATCTACGAGAGTATAGGCTTTAAACTGCAGGCGAGGGAGATAGAATCCAAGATAAAGATCGCAAGGGAAGTGTTCAAACGGGGCTCCGTAGCAGTTACAGAGCTTCTCGAAAGGGGGGATGTGGATAGGGCCCTCCAGATGGCCCGGTTCCTGCCCCCGGCGGAGCGGGCGATCGCGATGCTCAACGTTACATACTGGCTCTTCATTCACGACTATCCCGATCTTGCTAGGGCGGTTTTCAACGATGCAACGGAGATGCTCCTCGTCGGGAAATTTGAAGTGAGGGAAAGCGAGATCGAGGCCGTTGCCTACAAGCTCCTGCGCATAGGGAAGCTCAAAGAGGCCCTCGTTCTTGCAGGCCTTTTGAAGGACGAGAGAAGGTTCTCCGAGCTTGTGGGGGAGATAGCGATTGCCTACGCAAAGAGGGGTGAAATAGGCCACGCCCGTGAACTGGCCGCGAGGATCGGCGATATACTTATTAGGGATAAGGTACTAAAGGCCATAAAGGGAGTTGGGAACACATTATCACGCATTGGTGGAAATGTTGAATCAGAGCGTCCCAATAATGAACGGGGTGGGGGAGGCCTAGTGAATGTGGATGGAGAGGATAGAGGAGTACGTGAGGAGAAACCGGGTTGA
- a CDS encoding tetratricopeptide repeat protein, protein MWMERIEEYVRRNRVDEAVRLILSEGDGVVKAELLAELLKRVIRLDDYRYVKGELLKCRYEAPDRKTKALILSVIGEALFSSGDEKEGVKFFREAMSVARGIGVETWRAEALIGVALNLVRAGFYDDALYLFSEAFEAITVLEGEEPEKALRLLRKLADSMVFSVEWIDSGEWAVEFFNWASEVYEHAGLGIPAKTVRAKAALIERAIAGDVQFLRRILAEDWVDGAVLMARYMPPEKKGSAFLEISFWLLANGRRDLGEQVFNDAIELLSRFGASDKYLSSIAFDFVKLGYPDLALRLVRLIRSDELSSRVLARVAVEYLREGDELMARTITLNIPNESIKSKVLQQIGGGGNVGYEQGLPLTRG, encoded by the coding sequence ATGTGGATGGAGAGGATAGAGGAGTACGTGAGGAGAAACCGGGTTGACGAGGCGGTTAGGCTCATTCTGAGCGAGGGGGACGGTGTAGTCAAGGCCGAACTCTTAGCGGAGCTCCTCAAGAGGGTTATCAGACTTGACGACTACCGATACGTTAAAGGGGAACTCCTGAAGTGCAGGTATGAGGCCCCGGATAGAAAGACCAAGGCGCTGATTCTCTCAGTCATAGGGGAGGCTCTTTTCTCCTCAGGAGACGAGAAAGAAGGGGTTAAATTCTTCAGAGAAGCGATGTCGGTGGCGAGGGGAATAGGAGTCGAGACGTGGCGCGCTGAAGCCCTCATAGGCGTTGCACTTAACCTCGTGAGGGCGGGCTTCTACGATGACGCTCTGTACCTGTTCAGTGAGGCGTTTGAGGCCATTACTGTCCTTGAGGGGGAGGAACCCGAGAAAGCGCTTCGTCTCCTTCGCAAGCTCGCTGATTCGATGGTGTTCTCGGTTGAGTGGATTGACTCTGGCGAATGGGCCGTTGAGTTCTTCAACTGGGCCTCGGAGGTTTATGAGCACGCGGGCCTGGGAATTCCGGCGAAGACTGTCAGGGCCAAGGCGGCGCTGATAGAGAGGGCAATCGCCGGTGACGTTCAGTTCCTCCGGAGGATCCTCGCGGAGGACTGGGTTGACGGAGCGGTTCTAATGGCCCGATACATGCCCCCGGAGAAGAAGGGGAGCGCGTTTCTTGAGATATCCTTCTGGTTGCTCGCCAACGGGCGGAGAGACCTCGGCGAGCAGGTTTTTAACGATGCCATCGAACTCTTATCCCGGTTTGGGGCCTCGGACAAGTACCTCTCGAGCATAGCCTTTGACTTCGTAAAGCTTGGCTATCCCGATCTTGCCCTGCGCCTTGTCAGGCTTATCCGGAGTGACGAGCTGTCGTCGAGGGTTCTCGCCAGGGTCGCGGTTGAGTACCTCCGGGAGGGCGATGAGCTCATGGCGAGAACGATAACCCTCAATATACCGAACGAAAGCATTAAGAGCAAGGTTCTCCAGCAGATTGGCGGTGGCGGCAATGTGGGATACGAGCAAGGATTACCGCTTACTCGTGGCTGA
- a CDS encoding serine/threonine-protein kinase RIO2 encodes MVSKLLALEAYPSLRDLDFRILRGVELNMRHHKWVPLEDIARFARVDVETASFRLGKLDDMSLVRRRSDIGYIGYQLTIHGYDVLAIRALARKGVVEAISTTQIGVGKDADVYVGITPTGEKVAVKFNRIGGRTASRRAGYHSHVFADKHHTSWLYVSRLIAKKEYDALVLLSPIARVPKPIAWNRHVLVMEFVEGTELAELRDDDLTKEEATEVLDRILEEYLKIVRFGIVHSDLSEFNVVLTDDGILIIDWAQHLTTAHPESYELLKRDLTVIINAFRRRWRVERSFDEIWPSFEEAWHESRGEGYGN; translated from the coding sequence ATGGTCAGCAAACTTCTGGCCCTCGAAGCGTACCCAAGCCTCCGCGACCTGGACTTCAGAATCCTCAGGGGAGTAGAGCTAAACATGAGGCACCACAAGTGGGTGCCGTTGGAGGACATCGCGCGTTTCGCGAGGGTAGATGTTGAAACGGCCTCTTTCAGGCTCGGCAAGCTCGACGATATGTCACTCGTCAGGCGGAGGAGCGACATAGGCTACATCGGCTACCAGCTCACGATACACGGCTACGACGTTTTGGCCATAAGGGCCCTCGCGAGGAAAGGGGTTGTAGAGGCAATAAGCACGACGCAGATCGGAGTTGGCAAGGACGCCGACGTTTACGTCGGGATAACGCCAACCGGCGAGAAAGTTGCCGTTAAGTTCAACAGGATAGGCGGAAGAACCGCATCGAGGAGGGCAGGCTACCACTCGCACGTCTTCGCCGATAAACACCACACGAGCTGGCTCTACGTCTCAAGGCTCATAGCGAAGAAGGAGTACGATGCCCTCGTTCTGCTCAGCCCGATTGCGAGGGTTCCAAAACCGATAGCCTGGAACAGGCACGTTTTGGTTATGGAGTTCGTCGAGGGAACGGAGCTGGCGGAGCTTAGGGACGACGATCTGACGAAGGAGGAAGCAACGGAAGTCCTCGACAGGATCCTCGAGGAGTACCTCAAGATAGTGCGCTTTGGCATAGTCCACTCGGATTTGAGCGAGTTCAACGTCGTCTTGACTGACGACGGCATCCTGATAATAGACTGGGCCCAGCACCTGACTACTGCCCACCCGGAGAGCTACGAGCTGTTGAAGAGGGATTTAACGGTCATAATCAACGCCTTCAGGCGGAGGTGGCGGGTTGAGAGGAGCTTTGATGAAATCTGGCCTTCCTTCGAGGAGGCCTGGCACGAGAGCAGGGGTGAAGGATATGGCAATTAA
- a CDS encoding DMT family transporter → MNQLILGVLAALGSAFGWAVSTILLKIGMRSKSPVSVNIIRLYLVSLFYAFTLLLAGKFGEILGAEPKYLLVAFISAQFGFVIGDYFYLNALHRLGVSRTVPITSTYPLWAVLWAALYLGRKVPIRVYAGAFLIVLAIIIVKRAEDREGSDPLGFVFAILAPVSWSLAITMMDWLTRYFDPLPLAALRMFSAAIGVSFFLPRYWPEVRRVNPRELKILALAAFSGLFLGQLLFVYATQTVGSQVSAPVSAINPLITSLLAVLVLKERPNARIWEGLALAIAGILLISAG, encoded by the coding sequence ATGAACCAGCTCATACTCGGCGTTCTCGCGGCCCTGGGCTCTGCCTTCGGCTGGGCGGTCTCCACGATCCTGCTGAAGATTGGTATGCGCTCAAAGAGCCCTGTATCGGTCAACATCATCCGCCTTTACCTTGTCTCCCTCTTCTACGCCTTCACCCTTCTCCTGGCGGGGAAGTTCGGTGAAATTCTTGGAGCGGAACCGAAGTACCTCCTCGTCGCGTTCATCTCCGCTCAGTTCGGCTTCGTAATAGGCGACTACTTTTACCTCAACGCCCTTCATCGCCTCGGCGTTTCGAGAACTGTGCCGATTACCTCCACTTATCCCCTCTGGGCCGTCCTATGGGCGGCGCTTTACCTCGGCAGAAAGGTTCCGATCAGGGTTTACGCGGGCGCTTTTCTGATAGTCCTCGCCATCATAATAGTCAAGAGGGCTGAGGATAGGGAAGGCTCCGACCCCCTTGGCTTTGTCTTTGCTATCCTCGCCCCGGTTTCGTGGAGCCTGGCGATAACGATGATGGACTGGCTGACCCGATACTTTGATCCACTTCCCCTCGCCGCCCTGAGGATGTTCTCCGCCGCCATCGGCGTTTCTTTCTTCCTTCCCCGGTACTGGCCGGAAGTCAGAAGGGTAAACCCACGGGAGCTTAAAATCTTGGCCTTGGCGGCTTTCAGTGGTCTCTTTCTCGGGCAGCTCCTGTTCGTCTATGCCACCCAAACCGTTGGATCCCAGGTCTCAGCACCAGTTTCGGCAATAAACCCCCTGATAACGTCTCTACTGGCCGTTCTTGTACTCAAAGAGAGACCCAATGCGAGGATCTGGGAGGGGCTTGCCTTGGCGATAGCGGGAATACTGCTAATATCCGCCGGTTGA